One region of Bacillus pumilus genomic DNA includes:
- a CDS encoding threonine synthase codes for MNQLICNHCGKKYEMTPTLWKCDCGGVLNLVKDTPKIDVAAWDHYPNSLWRYVETMPFSKASKTWETVTMGEGQSPLIVLDPNEPNTYVKVDYMMPTLSFKDRGAVVLMTKAKELGVSKVIADSSGNAGTAIAAYAARCGIACDIYLSDDTSPKKVAQIKAHGATIKEIHGTREDIAAAAQKAVGNESVFYASHVYNPYFFEGTKTYAYEIYEQLKGAPDALIIPVGNGTLLLGAYYGFKELFENGLIHNIPKIVAVQAKNCAPLVKAYQNEEKSASPVTNKGTLAEGIAIAAPARSKQILEAVLDTNGTFIDIEEDEILNARSKLSEKGFYVEMTSAVNLAGYMKYQKKPEETIVIPLCGAGIKSK; via the coding sequence ATGAATCAATTGATTTGTAACCATTGCGGGAAAAAATATGAGATGACACCAACTCTATGGAAATGTGATTGTGGTGGAGTATTAAATCTAGTGAAAGATACCCCGAAAATAGACGTCGCAGCTTGGGATCACTATCCAAATTCATTATGGCGTTATGTTGAAACCATGCCATTTTCAAAAGCTTCTAAGACTTGGGAAACTGTCACAATGGGGGAGGGTCAATCCCCTTTAATCGTTCTAGATCCTAATGAGCCAAACACTTATGTAAAAGTTGATTATATGATGCCGACATTATCCTTTAAAGACCGAGGAGCCGTAGTTCTAATGACAAAGGCTAAGGAACTCGGGGTATCAAAAGTGATTGCTGATAGTAGTGGGAATGCAGGAACAGCGATTGCAGCTTATGCAGCACGTTGTGGTATTGCCTGTGACATTTATCTAAGCGATGACACTTCACCTAAAAAGGTCGCTCAAATAAAAGCACATGGAGCAACGATTAAAGAAATTCACGGGACGCGAGAGGACATTGCAGCTGCGGCACAAAAGGCAGTAGGCAATGAAAGCGTTTTTTATGCAAGTCATGTTTATAACCCTTATTTTTTTGAAGGCACAAAAACATACGCCTATGAAATCTATGAGCAACTAAAAGGAGCACCTGATGCTTTAATCATTCCGGTTGGAAACGGTACTCTCCTCCTCGGTGCATATTATGGCTTTAAAGAGTTATTTGAAAATGGTCTCATTCATAACATACCGAAAATCGTTGCCGTACAAGCGAAAAACTGTGCACCCCTTGTGAAAGCTTATCAAAATGAAGAAAAATCAGCATCACCTGTGACGAATAAAGGGACCTTAGCAGAAGGGATCGCCATTGCTGCTCCAGCACGCTCCAAACAAATTTTAGAAGCTGTACTAGATACTAATGGTACGTTTATTGATATTGAAGAAGATGAAATTCTGAATGCACGTTCTAAACTAAGTGAGAAAGGATTTTATGTCGAAATGACATCTGCAGTCAATTTAGCTGGCTACATGAAATATCAAAAGAAACCAGAAGAAACCATTGTCATACCTCTTTGTGGTGCAGGGATTAAATCAAAATAA
- a CDS encoding MFS transporter → MELKWYKAIIIIFTMSGISISTWFSRTPEVRDLLQANTGTMGLILLGLSVGSIVGLVLSNIFVRKKGGRVAIVISAFLMFTGFTTLAIGSTLSSTLVVTAGLFLFGAGSGMCNVAMNLEGTEIEYSIRKTILPILHASFSIGTLIGAGAGILFIHLGVSVLIHLLIIAILFFLSILICTRFIPHGTGKDQLEKQTDTTDGSHAAWLNKRTISLAMIALCLAFVEGSANDWIPLAMVDGYQVSHSMSTVIYALFLCGMISGRLISGRLIDRFGRVLLLRVAIFSAAAGLLLVILKISLVVCMISIFLWGLGASLGFPLTISAAGDDSRYAVKRVSIVTLSGYTASLSGPPILGLLANQVGLLHAFIFVLFAICIAGIFTKAVAKPRTSQVH, encoded by the coding sequence ATGGAATTAAAATGGTATAAAGCAATCATCATCATTTTCACGATGTCTGGTATTTCCATCTCTACATGGTTTTCACGGACACCAGAAGTTAGAGATTTATTACAAGCGAATACAGGGACAATGGGACTTATTTTACTTGGCTTATCTGTTGGTTCTATTGTTGGACTTGTCCTTTCCAATATATTCGTTCGAAAAAAAGGCGGACGAGTGGCCATTGTGATCAGCGCTTTTTTGATGTTCACTGGATTCACGACTCTCGCTATTGGTTCAACGCTCTCTTCTACCCTTGTTGTCACAGCCGGTCTTTTTCTTTTTGGAGCGGGCTCAGGCATGTGCAATGTGGCCATGAACTTAGAAGGGACAGAAATTGAGTACAGCATCAGGAAAACCATCCTGCCTATTTTGCACGCTTCCTTCAGCATTGGCACGTTAATCGGTGCAGGTGCTGGCATTCTCTTTATCCATCTAGGGGTATCTGTGTTGATTCACCTTCTGATCATTGCCATTCTTTTCTTTCTCAGCATTTTGATTTGTACACGGTTTATTCCGCACGGGACAGGAAAGGATCAGCTTGAGAAGCAAACAGATACAACTGATGGTTCTCATGCGGCATGGCTGAACAAACGGACGATATCTCTTGCGATGATCGCCTTATGTCTTGCATTTGTAGAAGGCTCTGCAAATGATTGGATTCCCCTTGCGATGGTAGATGGGTACCAGGTTTCACATTCCATGAGTACCGTCATCTATGCTTTATTTTTGTGCGGGATGATTAGTGGACGACTGATCAGCGGACGTTTAATTGATCGATTTGGCAGGGTGTTATTGCTAAGAGTCGCTATTTTTTCAGCAGCTGCCGGACTCTTGTTAGTCATTTTAAAAATTTCACTCGTAGTGTGTATGATATCCATCTTTTTATGGGGACTTGGCGCTTCTTTAGGCTTCCCGCTAACCATTTCGGCAGCTGGTGATGATAGCCGCTACGCCGTCAAACGCGTCAGCATTGTGACCTTATCAGGTTACACCGCCTCTCTTTCTGGGCCGCCTATATTAGGGCTGCTTGCCAATCAAGTAGGACTGCTTCATGCCTTTATTTTTGTGTTATTCGCCATATGTATTGCAGGAATCTTTACAAAAGCTGTCGCAAAACCGCGTACATCACAAGTTCACTAA
- a CDS encoding isocitrate/isopropylmalate dehydrogenase family protein — translation MQSYRIGVLKGDGIGPEIVQASMCILEAALSQFHESFVEFVECPIGFEAIHSLHQDPVPTSTKDELKKCHGWILGPHDSASYPDIFKERRNPSGELRHTFDLFANIRPSQSLPGVQSLVRDVDLVIFRENTEGFYPDRNMYHGVGEWMITPDVAISTGVFTKKAITRIAHAAFQSAMKRRQKVTIVHKANVIKLGSGLFLRTCQEVAKAYPQVAVEDVHIDAMAAHLVRRASDFDVIVTENMFGDILSDLTGELVGSLGIAPSLNCNEDQAMAQAAHGSAPDIAGQNIANPIGMILSTVMLCDWLHAKYHDERLKKTAALIERTLHKIMKMNIKTKDLGGNETTTQFTEAFLQTMNLYK, via the coding sequence GTGCAGTCATATCGAATCGGTGTATTGAAAGGTGATGGAATTGGACCAGAAATTGTACAAGCAAGTATGTGCATCTTAGAGGCAGCGCTGTCACAGTTTCATGAGTCATTTGTGGAATTTGTAGAATGTCCAATCGGTTTTGAAGCCATCCATTCTCTTCACCAAGATCCTGTGCCGACATCTACTAAAGACGAATTGAAAAAATGCCATGGATGGATTTTAGGGCCTCATGATTCTGCTTCATACCCAGACATATTTAAAGAGAGGAGAAATCCAAGCGGAGAGCTCCGTCATACGTTTGATCTATTTGCGAACATTCGTCCATCTCAATCGTTACCAGGGGTACAAAGCCTTGTACGAGACGTCGATCTCGTTATTTTTCGAGAAAATACAGAAGGCTTCTATCCAGATCGGAACATGTATCATGGGGTAGGAGAGTGGATGATTACACCAGATGTCGCTATATCTACAGGTGTATTTACAAAAAAAGCGATAACACGTATTGCTCATGCAGCCTTTCAAAGTGCGATGAAGCGCAGGCAAAAGGTTACTATTGTTCATAAGGCAAATGTTATCAAATTAGGGTCTGGCTTGTTTTTGCGAACATGCCAAGAGGTAGCAAAAGCGTATCCGCAAGTGGCGGTAGAGGATGTACATATCGATGCAATGGCGGCTCACTTAGTGAGGCGTGCAAGTGATTTTGATGTCATTGTGACAGAGAATATGTTTGGTGATATTTTATCTGATTTAACAGGTGAGCTAGTCGGAAGTTTAGGAATAGCGCCTTCATTAAATTGTAACGAAGACCAAGCCATGGCACAGGCGGCACATGGATCAGCACCGGATATCGCTGGGCAGAATATCGCCAACCCAATTGGCATGATTCTTTCTACAGTGATGCTTTGTGACTGGTTACATGCGAAATATCATGATGAAAGGTTAAAAAAGACGGCAGCTCTTATCGAACGTACACTTCATAAGATCATGAAAATGAACATTAAAACGAAAGATTTAGGAGGAAACGAGACGACGACCCAATTCACAGAGGCATTCCTTCAAACCATGAATCTATATAAATAG